A genomic segment from Nocardiopsis sp. Huas11 encodes:
- a CDS encoding bifunctional DNA primase/polymerase, whose protein sequence is MLESALRYARLGWPVVRGAAPGQDRACTCDRMGCPDPAAHPVTMAWGVEASTDPERIRGWWTATPDANVILPTGRVFDVFDVPREAGVMALARMGRSGVPAGPVAAVEASRYLFFVATRSPVDEDEWWSCHLDTVPESVEATPGLRWHCRDSFVPGAPSVLPSGGRVTWIRAPRDEDGAGVPLPDPIAVLDILSDASEEFPDRG, encoded by the coding sequence ATGCTGGAGTCAGCGCTGCGCTACGCGCGGCTGGGGTGGCCGGTGGTGCGGGGCGCCGCGCCCGGCCAGGACCGGGCGTGTACCTGCGACCGGATGGGCTGTCCGGACCCGGCGGCGCACCCGGTGACGATGGCGTGGGGTGTGGAGGCCAGCACCGACCCCGAGCGGATCCGCGGCTGGTGGACCGCGACCCCCGACGCGAACGTGATCCTGCCGACCGGCCGGGTCTTCGACGTCTTCGACGTACCCCGCGAGGCCGGGGTGATGGCGCTGGCGCGGATGGGCCGCTCGGGCGTCCCCGCCGGTCCGGTGGCGGCGGTGGAGGCCTCCCGCTACCTGTTCTTCGTGGCGACCCGGTCCCCGGTGGACGAGGACGAGTGGTGGTCCTGCCACCTGGACACCGTCCCGGAGTCCGTGGAGGCGACCCCGGGCCTGCGGTGGCACTGCCGGGACAGCTTCGTGCCCGGCGCGCCCTCGGTGCTGCCCTCCGGCGGCCGCGTCACCTGGATCCGGGCGCCGCGCGACGAGGACGGCGCGGGCGTTCCGCTGCCCGACCCCATCGCGGTGCTGGACATCCTCTCCGACGCCAGCGAGGAGTTCCCCGACCGCGGCTGA
- a CDS encoding sensor histidine kinase: MRSPTPLPDLSSWVELREHRPPRALDLLFWGTGVTTGLTMGLAIAVEGREAFREMDPLLSGFVLSSAVGLVLVLALWPFLAWSPAAPWPRRAASALFLVISLNVVFFGNSTVFLLVCAAAMNAVAVFGLAGLLGYATLLSGSALVVTLALPGDPLSVSLTYAAGLLFLAFLSGVAFIGLVVSAQRSERTRELLAELEAAHADLRRHADRVRELTVAEERARMSREMHDSTGHYLTALTMTLSNALRFRTSRPDAAWDEVEQARELAGEALTDTRRWVRALRPLRLEGRAGASAMRAMAESFQGGGVRIDFTDSGDWPRDLAPEAELVCYRALQEGLTNAMRHSGGDRVEVAVTASAEEVTVTVTDNGGGADTDALASGFGLRGLRERVRAVRGSVTAGERAGGGFRLSVRVPVARRPAGLTAGGVA; this comes from the coding sequence ATGAGGTCGCCCACGCCCCTCCCCGACCTGTCCTCCTGGGTGGAACTTCGCGAGCACCGCCCGCCCCGTGCCCTCGACCTGCTGTTCTGGGGCACGGGCGTGACCACCGGCCTGACCATGGGCCTGGCGATCGCCGTCGAGGGCCGTGAGGCGTTCCGGGAGATGGACCCGCTGCTGAGCGGGTTCGTCCTCTCCAGCGCGGTGGGCCTGGTCCTCGTCCTCGCGCTGTGGCCGTTCCTGGCCTGGTCCCCCGCCGCCCCGTGGCCGCGCAGGGCCGCCAGCGCGCTCTTCCTCGTCATCTCCCTGAACGTGGTGTTCTTCGGCAACTCCACGGTCTTCCTTCTGGTCTGCGCGGCCGCCATGAACGCGGTGGCCGTGTTCGGGCTCGCCGGACTCCTCGGCTACGCCACCCTGCTGTCCGGTTCGGCCCTCGTCGTCACCCTGGCGCTGCCCGGGGACCCGCTGTCGGTCAGCCTGACCTACGCGGCCGGCCTGCTGTTCCTGGCGTTCCTGTCGGGTGTGGCCTTCATCGGCCTCGTGGTCTCCGCCCAGCGGTCCGAGCGCACGCGTGAGCTGCTCGCCGAACTGGAGGCGGCCCACGCCGACCTGCGCCGACACGCGGACCGGGTCAGGGAGCTGACGGTGGCCGAGGAGCGGGCGCGGATGTCCAGGGAGATGCACGACAGCACCGGGCACTACCTCACCGCCCTCACGATGACCCTCTCCAACGCCCTGCGCTTTCGGACCTCCCGCCCCGACGCGGCCTGGGACGAGGTGGAACAGGCCCGGGAACTGGCCGGGGAGGCCCTCACCGACACCCGGCGCTGGGTGCGTGCCCTGCGCCCGCTGCGCCTGGAGGGGCGTGCGGGAGCGTCGGCGATGCGCGCGATGGCGGAGTCCTTCCAGGGCGGCGGCGTGCGCATCGACTTCACCGACTCCGGGGACTGGCCGCGCGACCTCGCCCCGGAAGCCGAACTGGTCTGCTACCGGGCGCTCCAGGAGGGGCTGACCAACGCGATGCGCCACTCCGGCGGGGACCGGGTCGAGGTAGCGGTGACGGCCTCGGCCGAGGAGGTGACCGTCACCGTGACCGACAACGGCGGGGGCGCCGACACCGACGCCCTCGCGTCGGGCTTCGGTCTGCGCGGACTGCGCGAGCGGGTCAGGGCGGTGCGGGGCTCGGTGACCGCGGGCGAGCGCGCCGGCGGCGGTTTCCGGCTCAGCGTGCGGGTCCCCGTGGCGCGGCGGCCCGCGGGGCTGACGGCGGGAGGGGTGGCGTGA
- a CDS encoding TIGR03086 family metal-binding protein: MNTSSLDTRSLDLRDLDRRALEAARGPIAQVGPAHLTRPTPCAHWNLGDLLRHLVNENRGFAAAAAGLRVARSLWDGGELGADPHRAYQESAAEVTAAFAVEDIDERPVEIREFGVRSGRSAMAMHFLDCLVHGWDVAVSLGVPYDPDEESVAAALLIASRWADVPGLRGPGAPFAALVPVSDEADGFARLLGLVGRTPTWTPPC; the protein is encoded by the coding sequence GTGAACACGTCTTCCCTCGACACGCGCTCCCTGGACCTGCGTGACCTCGACCGGCGCGCCCTGGAGGCCGCCCGAGGGCCGATCGCCCAGGTCGGCCCCGCGCACCTCACCCGGCCCACCCCCTGCGCGCACTGGAACCTGGGCGACCTGCTGCGACACCTGGTGAACGAGAACCGGGGCTTCGCCGCGGCGGCCGCGGGCCTGCGGGTGGCACGCTCCCTATGGGACGGCGGCGAGCTCGGCGCCGACCCGCACCGCGCCTACCAGGAGTCCGCGGCCGAGGTCACCGCCGCGTTCGCCGTGGAGGACATCGACGAGCGGCCCGTCGAGATCCGCGAGTTCGGGGTGCGGTCCGGCCGATCCGCCATGGCCATGCACTTCCTCGACTGCCTCGTGCACGGGTGGGACGTCGCCGTGTCCCTCGGGGTCCCCTACGACCCCGACGAGGAGTCGGTGGCCGCCGCGCTGCTGATCGCCTCCCGGTGGGCGGACGTCCCGGGTCTGCGCGGGCCCGGCGCGCCGTTCGCCGCCCTCGTCCCGGTCTCCGACGAGGCCGACGGCTTCGCACGGCTGCTGGGTCTGGTCGGCCGCACACCGACGTGGACACCGCCGTGCTGA
- a CDS encoding response regulator transcription factor, with product MRPVSVLVVDDQILLRQGLRKLLEIEEGVEVVGDAADGIEALEFLAAAPPPDVALVDARMPRMDGIELIARMRMEHPAVAAVVLTTFDDDELVFGGLRAGARGYLLKDVPPDELVSAIRRAARGETVLGGAAADLLVAALDPPAAPAPPRSDSPLSEREAEVARLVGTGATNREIARALFITEGTAKNHVTSILRKLGLRDRTALALWVGGHGTA from the coding sequence GTGAGACCGGTGTCGGTCCTGGTCGTGGACGACCAGATCCTCTTGCGGCAGGGGCTGCGCAAGCTGCTGGAGATCGAGGAGGGCGTGGAGGTCGTCGGCGACGCGGCCGACGGGATCGAGGCCCTGGAGTTCCTGGCCGCCGCACCGCCCCCGGACGTGGCGCTGGTGGACGCGCGCATGCCGCGCATGGACGGGATCGAGCTCATCGCCCGCATGCGCATGGAGCACCCCGCTGTGGCCGCGGTCGTCCTCACCACCTTCGACGACGACGAACTCGTCTTCGGCGGCCTGCGTGCGGGAGCCCGCGGCTACCTGCTCAAGGACGTCCCGCCCGACGAACTGGTGTCGGCCATCCGCCGGGCGGCCCGCGGGGAGACCGTCCTCGGCGGCGCGGCGGCCGACCTCCTGGTGGCCGCGCTGGATCCTCCGGCCGCGCCCGCTCCCCCGCGCTCCGACTCGCCGCTGTCCGAACGCGAGGCCGAGGTGGCGCGGCTCGTCGGGACCGGCGCCACCAACCGGGAGATCGCCCGCGCCCTGTTCATCACCGAGGGCACCGCCAAGAACCACGTCACCAGCATCCTGCGCAAGCTCGGCCTGCGGGACCGCACCGCCCTGGCCCTGTGGGTCGGCGGACACGGAACCGCCTAG